The Cygnus atratus isolate AKBS03 ecotype Queensland, Australia chromosome 17, CAtr_DNAZoo_HiC_assembly, whole genome shotgun sequence sequence GAACAGCTGAACGAGCTGACGCTGTGCGGCCACCAGAAGGGCGAGGTCTCCTCCCAGGCCCTCTTTTCCCCATTCCTTACTTCCCAGTCTTGCCCGCTCCCTCACGGTAGCACTGGTATGTGAGCAATCGTTAAGTGAGCAGTTCAAGAGGCTCTTTTGGTGGAAACCTAACACTCGTCACGCACTAGCAGTGCGAGTCTAATGGCATATGTCTGCCCAAAATAGGGAGACCTCAACGGCCCAGGCCAAGTTGTTCCTCGAGCACCCTCACGCACCAAGCCGATTGACCTCTGGAATCCAGGAGAAAGCAGTTCCCTGTGGAGACCTCACGCCTCCTCAAACCAGAGAGCTTCTCTGAACACACCTGACAGCTGGAAAATGCTATTAACTGACTGTACTGCAGTCTGGATAGCAACAAGATGTTTGCATTCACACCCCAACAGGACTCCTTCTACCATCTTACCTGTATTTGACCCTGTTAGATAACACCTAACTCTAATTTCCCTAGCTTGTCCTCATTTTTTAAGACAAACCACTCAATAGTTTGGCTTCCTGATACAAGTGGAATACACAATGGTCATTTGTTTTACCCACTTCCctcagaaaaggagggaaagtCCCTCCCATGTGGAAAACAGTGTCAAATTTGTGTTAGCACTGGCTTTACTGTGATGATCTGCACTTTTTAAATAGtgacttgattttatttttccctaaccTAACTGAAATATTAGCCAACTTCTAAGCTgtgaaggtttaaaaaatagtatcaaagaataaaaaagctgtCTGCCATGCAGAATTTACCAGGCAGAGggcttgggatttttttatttttatttttttaagtctttggAAGCATTCAATGGATAAAGTGACTCTTCCACTTTTCAGTAACTGTTTCCACCACCTTCAGAAACTCTCACTATTGCTACCGTGTTCTAATGAAATTCACAGAGAGAGGTGTCTGGTGCTCTGATTATAATCATGACAGACCTGAAAGAATGTAAGAGCGTGAATCAGTGGGACAACCATGggttacaaacaaaaaaggctcCTGTTTTCACAGAGACGACAGAATAAACAATGATCAGAAGGAAACTGGAGgatgtgacaaaaaaaaatgtggttaaagtttgaaaaatacCAGCCTAGGCACAGAAGTTCATTTCTAAGATCCAGAGTCAAGGCAAATACTTCTGAGATGCCTTTTGAGTGACACATTAAATAGTCGTCTCCAGTTGCTGTCTGGGTTAGACACCCCAGGATTCTTTTCAACAGAAGCAGGGAAATTTTTAGTAGCAATTTCCTACTCTCATTAACTTACCCTGTAAAGATTCATTTTCAGAACATTCAAGCTCACAACATTTTCAACTAATTTGAATGGGAGGAGGATCAAGTGGCAAGTCTGGTGGTATTCAGAGATTTGCTGTGTCACTGAAAAAACTTATGCACAAGCCCAGGAATTCCAGCTCTGATTCTGATTCGGGGTTTGACCTGGACAGTCTCAGGACGGAATTAATTTCAGATAactttacatatttaaaattacatgtcTGGTCCACCCTACTTCTTTGGATTGCCCCAGTAACCAACGAAAAAGAGATCAGCACCTCCAGGGGATAGATGAGTCTTCCTATCCTAGAAAGGTAGCCAAAAAGGGATAGGATCCAACAGTACCTGTGACTCACACATAAAGACAGTCTGCATGCAAGAAAGCAGAGGTGAAGACTATCTTAGGCAACAGACAAGCACAGTCTTCAGACCTAACACAGGGAGATGATTTCAGAACCCTAAtccaaaaacacacacaggtAAAACAACCTGGTTGTGACATTTAGTCTGCATGTGTAATTCACAAGTGTCAACTCCAGGAACAGTACAAAAATTCTTATAGTGGATGAATGAAATAAGCTGACCATGGAAAATTTGTTCCTAAATGCTTCCAGTTCATGCTTATACCCCTACGCCATAACACTTTGTAGCTGTACATTTGATACTGTACAATAAATCCATAGAAGTTATTTGACTCTTGTGCCATCCTAGATGACATAATATTCCATGGCAATGAATTCCACATTGCCTGGCATACCATAGAACCACTAAAATTTGCTCACCTGCTGAGAGGCCCTTGAGGAAGGCATTCtgcccttttcttttatttctgtcttctccttTCCACCTACAATCCAAACACATCAAAATTAGCTCTCAAGTTGAAAACCCTACacttgactggaaaaaaaaagctaaagcacGAATGAACTGTACTGTACCAAAACTGGTCTGAAATCGTGTAACCTTTGTTCTCAGGCAGTGCCAGCAGTGGCAGTTTATTACTGGAACAGAGATTTCAGACTAGTATCATCTGAATGTGCAACACATTAACTTTCTGCAGCTCCAATCCATGAGGTTGACACTTAAACTCCATTTTTAACCTGGCTTCTTGAGAAAACAAGGCTCTTGCCAGCATATTCTCCATGCAAGTGGTTGTGTTGGATAGGAGCTTGTCCCTTAATTACTAGCTGTTGACCTTATTAGacagttttcataaaatttGATGGGAATGTCCCAAAGTGCCTCAGAGCTTCCTGAAAACAGGCAATTAGCTAAAGGAGGAAGATCTTGTAAATATCCCCTTAGTGGAAAAGGTGTCAGAATGAGTTCACTCCTATTAGTCATTGGAGAATCTGCAGGAGAAAGACCTGAAAAGGTAACTTCATAGACAGCCTAGCTTCTTAATTGCACTGCTTGGGGATCTCAGGAATGCTATTTACCATTTTGTCACTAGATGGTATTGTTCCACAGGCTATATTTGAGAGTCTCAAAGGTCAAATGCAGTATGGTATATCAGAAGCTAGGCTTACTGATGTGACAGGATTGTCTCACAGGCTGTATTTGAGAGCCTCAAAGGTCAAATACAGCGTGGTATATTGAAGCTAGGCTTACTGAAGTAACagagaaggctttttttttaatatatgttcaCATATGTTTTCGTATGTGAAAGTTATTAGCAAAATCAAACTGTAACAGCTAAAGGAAAAGAGCCTTGGTGAAATGTAGATACCATAACAGTATTAATGAACTTTGCGTTTCCTCCATATCTGAAAAAAACTGCTGAGATAAAGAAGTGGAAAGATATTGATAAAAAATTGAATGCTTCTGTTAACAAACCAAGCATACAAAACTGGCCTTTTGTTATAGTTCAATCTGATCTGATACAAAATTGATTTAGCCTGGCAAACTGATCATCCCTTTCAAAGGAGGTGAGAAAATCTGCACATTATCCTAGGATGCAGTTCTGTGCACAAGCTCCTTCAGTTTTGAAGCTGAACCTCTACCTGTATCTTCAAGGCAAAAAGAAGATGCTTCAGTTCTCCAGCCTGGATGGGTatcatttttgtccttttcaggCTCACCTGAATCTGCTCTGACAGGGAGAGGATCGTCCTGCAATGCAAATGACGCTTTGTCTTAATagcataacttaaaaaaatatgccCAGGTGGTACATCCATAAACTCAGCACTAACAGAGAGGGATTTTCAAAACTCCTCAGCCACCTGGCATCCCTACTCCCAAGCCTACAGGtctttcagaagagaaatttgctgagaaaagacagaaaattctgACCTAAATAGCTTCCTGTTGTCAGGTGCTGGTTATGTTTTGTTGCCTAGCACTGACCACCTGCATGAAATTGTCAAGTCTGAGCTACGGCTGCAGGCTGCCCCTTCTGCTATTTTGGAGAGAGGCACCACCAGAGGACCATTCATTCAACCCTAACTTGTTGTCTAAGGAAATTATCTGAACTGCCTGGTAAAGGTGCCGCCTTCTCCACTAAGCCCAGAGGAGGCCCCAGAGAAATTAGACACAGTACCCAACTTTTAGATGGCTAGGGGTAGTGGAAGGAATCTCACCTAACGACACTGCGGAAAATGCCTTAGGCTTGAGAAACACCAAGTGGAAATGCCAAAGTCTGCAATTTTCCCCAGTTTGTGCATGTCTGTGTATAAACatgtaagtgtgtgtgtgtgttgtgtctCTCTCCGTATAATCGCTGCCCTCTTCTGGGAGAACATATTACACTCAGTAAGCCAATGGATACGCTCGAAAGAAGATTGCATTATGCCTATGGATTTTCCAGTCCAGCTCAatcctctgcagtgctgctgccctaCACGAGCTTATTAAACTAGGATTCTGAGCAAACGTTTCTTTTAAGGAGAGTTTTGCTAGATAAACTCCATTCCTCCAGTGACAACTGAATAGAGTTATTTCTATACCTTGGcgctcccctcctcttcctcttcatcatAGTCTAACCCTTGATGGGAGATCTTAGTAGGGCCATTCTTCTGGATCAGGTTGCTTTCAACTCTCcccattcttttgttttcagtcgTTACTTTCACTTTCATGGTGTGGAACCCAGTGGAGACTGACCCTACTTTCAGGTTGACGGGATCACCATCAAACAACAGGTCCGCAGGGCTGACTTCTTCCTTAAAGCCAGGCGGCTGGTAATCGTTAGGAGTTACTACAGAGGGAGGAAGAACCCACTGTTGACAGAGAAACCAAGTTCCATTTCTCTTTAATCTGCTCTATAAAAGACAAATATCTACCAGCCTCAAGAAACAATACCAGctactaaaaatattctgtggtttgttttttgttttgttttgttgagggaagaagggaaagaattcaaaggaaaaaaatggactgAGCAAATGTTATCCGGGGGCTCAAAGAAATAGTAACTTTAGACTGCTGAGATACCATTAATGAGCTCAACTTTCTGGAGTAGAACCCAGCAAACATAGGATGCCCGTTCCttaaaaaaagcagtgaaggaGAGGGTTGTCTCCATTTCACACTGCATGGCTATATATTTCTTACATGGATGTTCAACCCCTTCTTACAAAGCATCTGACATCCCAGTGTGTCAGAAGGCTTTATTATCTTTTACACAATTTCTCACTGGTGCAAACTCTCTATCAGCTAATAGATTTTACTAGTTTACTACCCTTTCACCTTTCTAAGCTTTATTGATTTTATGGGACGCACGGTTATCGCAGAAACTGATGGAAAGGGAAGTTCTCCCTACAGCATGTGTTGTTCTCTACCTACCTTCATTGTAATAGAAGAGTTTCATGGTCAGGGTAATGTCACTGGGAAGTGGGCCAAGGTTTTGCATTAACAGGTACAGCTTACGGATCAGCAGACTGCTGGCTTGTTTAATGTCCTCGCTGCACACCCCATTCACAAAGTTCATTTTGTTGCTACAATGGAAAGAAGAATAACAGAGCTGTTTTCCTCAGTCATGAATATTCAAGATCTAATTACAAATACAGTGCACCCACTGACTTGTCTCAAACCACCAGCAACAAAGCTACAATGCCTTTATGTAATTTCCAGATAAATAGGGAAGTGAAACAGactccagggatggggtggCATCAGCAAAACAACAGTTCTAAATGAAGAGGCATGgcatttacatttgaaaagacTTTGTAGCTGGGGCAATGGACCCCATTATACAAATGTCATGACTCACTTGTTTGAACATGATTAAATTGGATCAAAGGACCATAAAACAAGTGCCTTTCACCTAAGCAATTTCAGGAATGAGAGGAATGAGGTGAGAATCCCATATAAAGCCGATTCATCACAGTGGCTATTTTCAAGtccattttgcattttgaagagAAGTGAATTGCATGTTCTCACTTCAATTCCATGTAAGAAAAACCAGCTTGGaagcacatttttcaaaagtgaCTAAGGGGCATTCCTCTCACCTCCTTCACCCACCCAAATGTCAGCTGGCTAGTCTAAGCAAGCAGTCTAGACTGAGATAAACGTATAACAGAAGTGGGATGAATTTCCCTCTGGAGGAGTTTGTTTCTCTTGACTACCGAGGTAGATGAGATGAACAGCTGAAATCAGACAGTTGAAGGTGGACTGGATGAATCACTAAGTCACTAAGGAACCTAAGCATCCTTaactttcactgaaaagaagctttaaaaaaaggagcTCCTACATTACAAAATTATGTCCTTGTTAGACCACTGGCAGGTGGACAATACTATAGACTGGATGGAATCTAACAAAATCATCACAAATTGCTTCAAAAGCAGTACGTAACGTAAGACAGCAGGGAGAATCCCAGGGCCGAATATGACTGATTAAATCACTCGAAGGCATAGCTTCATTAAGACTGACTTCCCCTTCCAGCTGAAACTTTCAGGCTCATTATGAAAACTGAGTGGCTGTTGAACAGCTTGTATTCCCAAGGGTATGTATGTTTGGTAGGCTCCAAGCTGCCAACAACAAAACTGATGCCGAGCACGCATCACATGAAATCTTGTATGTTCTGAAATGTACCAGCGAGAGGGCAAATGCTGGCAACACCTAGGGTGGAATAACAAGAAGCCACAATTTTCCTTCCGCATCATCTTTACAAGTCTTGGGATTAGCAGAATAGAAATGGCAGGGGGAAGTATGTATACAAACAAAGATACATCTTTCATAGGAATTAACAGGTCAAGTACTGGTTCAATATAGGAATAACACTGTGGATTTGATGCAGGAACGTGCCAACAGGTAGAAGCTGAGGAACTGAACCTCTCTGAAGGATGGGATCCATGGTGAGGAACTCTTccaaaaatcaatacaaattaGTCAGAGATTATCTAGGACAAAGTTTCTCCTTACCACTCAGATACAAGGACACAGACATAAAGCATCCCTCATGGAATGATTAACTCCAAGTTTGCACATGACAATAAATCTTGCAGGTGTACAGAAGCAGTTTTATCAATTGAAGGAGCTGACAGCAAAGATGACAATACTCTGATCAATGCCAGCATGTCAGTTTACTAACAACTGCAGGTACATGCATGATCCCACAGCAGAAGTGTCAGTTACTGGGGGAACAGACCACAGCTAAGGAATCTGGTGCCACGAGCATTCAAACAGTGTGGTAAAGAGATTTCAAAGAAGCTGATATAAACAGAACAGCAAGATTACTTAGCCACTTCTTGGCCAGTACTATGGACATCAGGGGATACTGAGTTCCATTTGGAGACTGCTGTTATTTCTAGGAACAAGTGACTGATCTGAGTAAGGCTGAcgaaaaaaaatcaaagtactCAAGAGCCATCTAATATCTTTCATATCCCAAGAGACAGCTCTCCTCTTCAATGTAGTAAGGACAATCAACAGCAGCTTTAAGGCAGTATCAGAGGATACAGTCAACACGGCACTCCAGATTCAGACATGGTTCAGATTTGCCcaacagaaaatcattttgccATGTATGACAAATGATTTGGATGTGTTTAGAGAAAGACTGGTAAATGGCACACTTCGGGAGTGTTATGGAGGAGTCTCCTGAGGAGCATAAAAGACAGCAGAGCTCTCTCGCTACAAAGGCAGGTTCTGAGGCCCAAAAGTCCATCTTGTACCAATGGTAATTAGAGAGGAAATCTAAAAACTGgctaattaattttctttgttctggtTGTAGCTAATTGCCTTTGATAGTACTTAGTTTAAGCTGAACAGGACTATGCCCTACTAGACACAGTGCTGAAAAGACgcaaaaagctgctgcttcctgctccaAGATTTGCAGCATCAGCGCAGGCATGATCAGCGAAAGACCTCCCAGGTCACCCTCACAAGGCTGCTCAAGCAGAATATATGCATGCAAAtgcccaaggaaaaaaatattgggtGTGGGATCTTCATAAAAGGAATCAAACCTGGAAAAGCTTCACTGGAAAGCACAACACTCTCCTGTGAAACTGGAAAACCACTTTTTATTAGTTGAGATGGTAGCGAGCTCAACAACTATGCTGATTTCTGCATCGCTGCGCTGACAAGGTGCAATTTCTATCAATTGCCTTTAATTCAGCTCTGGTGCACTTTAAGTGCTCTGTGCTTTGTAACAGCTTTTCTGCTCATCAGCTTGGAAGTTCATATCCTGGAGGTGAGTATCCTCAACTCTGACGGTATTTACAGCTGCTTAGCGACTCAGACATGCTATAATCATAAAGGGCAGTTTCTTCTCATGGCTTCAGGAACACAGAGTTTTCATAATGTaattctgagaaataaaaccaaaccactACCTGATGATGTCCATCTGGGGCGCCTCCTTTTTGTACTTGAATTTGAATTGATACAGTTCAGTCACTGTCTAGAGATTTACCAAGAgcatgaaaagaagaaacaggtcTCTTTCAATAACAAGTGTAAAGATGTGTATTGAACTTAACAACTTTATGTCAGAACACAGCACTAATTTAATGACATGATTACAGCTTTAACTCTATTATCGCTTGCATTGGCAAGTTTTCTTAACGACCATAACTTACCTAGCACTGAAAGAATCGCAAAAAGCTGCAAActtcctgcctcctccttccaCTTCCTCTGTGGGCCTGACTCCCCAGCCTAAACCTCTGAGGCATCAAGGCCAGCCAACTGCCACAATGTGCTGATGTCCTCCCTTACTAAAAGGAAAGATGTGAGGCTTCCACAGTGATGCAGTGCCACAAGGAAATCTGGCCCAGAGTTCTGTACACAGGCAAGGACCTGAAGGGCTGTTCCTACTACTAAATAGAAACAGTATCACATAGACAAAGTTCAGAAATTGCTGAACTTCAGGGGTCTCAGAATTTTGTgagggagataaaaaaaaatctagatgaTTTTCCATTTAAGAAGATTTGCTACAGTTTTAGATAAGAATACTAGGAAGAACAAACTACTTCAACACAAGAAAGAGGATCTACTGTCATCCAATCTCATGCCTACGGTT is a genomic window containing:
- the HORMAD2 gene encoding HORMA domain-containing protein 2 isoform X3; the encoded protein is MMATCQLLHTRQKKSSKESVLFPNKIDTEQQSVVLVKRLLAISVSCITYLRGLFPESSYGTRYLDDLCLKILREDKSCLGSFQIVKWIQGCFDALERQYLHIAVLAIYTNPKEPETVTELYQFKFKYKKEAPQMDIISNKMNFVNGVCSEDIKQASSLLIRKLYLLMQNLGPLPSDITLTMKLFYYNEVTPNDYQPPGFKEEVSPADLLFDGDPVNLKVGSVSTGFHTMKVKVTTENKRMGRVESNLIQKNGPTKISHQGLDYDEEEEEGSAKDDPLPVRADSGGKEKTEIKEKGRMPSSRASQQISCLNLAFSQEEVIGPKKKRKVSEPEKLLLEGRK
- the HORMAD2 gene encoding HORMA domain-containing protein 2 isoform X4, with amino-acid sequence MMATCQLLHTRQKKSSKESVLFPNKIDTEQQSVVLVKRLLAISVSCITYLRGLFPESSYGTRYLDDLCLKILREDKSCLGSFQIVKWIQGCFDALERQYLHIAVLAIYTNPKEPETVTELYQFKFKYKKEAPQMDIISNKMNFVNGVCSEDIKQASSLLIRKLYLLMQNLGPLPSDITLTMKLFYYNEVTPNDYQPPGFKEEVSPADLLFDGDPVNLKVGSVSTGFHTMKVKVTTENKRMGRVESNLIQKNGPTKISHQGLDYDEEEEEGSAKDDPLPVRADSGEPEKDKNDTHPGWRTEASSFCLEDTGGKEKTEIKEKGRMPSSRASQQLVVTIRF
- the HORMAD2 gene encoding HORMA domain-containing protein 2 isoform X6, translated to MMATCQLLHTRQKKSSKESVLFPNKIDTEQQSVVLVKRLLAISVSCITYLRGLFPESSYGTRYLDDLCLKILREDKSCLGSFQIVKWIQGCFDALERQYLHIAVLAIYTNPKEPETVTELYQFKFKYKKEAPQMDIISNKMNFVNGVCSEDIKQASSLLIRKLYLLMQNLGPLPSDITLTMKLFYYNEVTPNDYQPPGFKEEVSPADLLFDGDPVNLKVGSVSTGFHTMKVKVTTENKRMGRVESNLIQKNGPTKISHQGLDYDEEEEEGSAKVERRRQK
- the HORMAD2 gene encoding HORMA domain-containing protein 2 isoform X5, with translation MMATCQLLHTRQKKSSKESVLFPNKIDTEQQSVVLVKRLLAISVSCITYLRGLFPESSYGTRYLDDLCLKILREDKSCLGSFQIVKWIQGCFDALERQYLHIAVLAIYTNPKEPETVTELYQFKFKYKKEAPQMDIISNKMNFVNGVCSEDIKQASSLLIRKLYLLMQNLGPLPSDITLTMKLFYYNEVTPNDYQPPGFKEEVSPADLLFDGDPVNLKVGSVSTGFHTMKVKVTTENKRMGRVESNLIQKNGPTKISHQGLDYDEEEEEGSAKDDPLPVRADSGGKEKTEIKEKGRMPSSRASQQLVVTIRF
- the HORMAD2 gene encoding HORMA domain-containing protein 2 isoform X2, which encodes MMATCQLLHTRQKKSSKESVLFPNKIDTEQQSVVLVKRLLAISVSCITYLRGLFPESSYGTRYLDDLCLKILREDKSCLGSFQIVKWIQGCFDALERQYLHIAVLAIYTNPKEPETVTELYQFKFKYKKEAPQMDIISNKMNFVNGVCSEDIKQASSLLIRKLYLLMQNLGPLPSDITLTMKLFYYNEVTPNDYQPPGFKEEVSPADLLFDGDPVNLKVGSVSTGFHTMKVKVTTENKRMGRVESNLIQKNGPTKISHQGLDYDEEEEEGSAKDDPLPVRADSGEPEKDKNDTHPGWRTEASSFCLEDTGGKEKTEIKEKGRMPSSRASQQMKIRINSTDVSALALLETDRRLVPSPASTV
- the HORMAD2 gene encoding HORMA domain-containing protein 2 isoform X1, giving the protein MMATCQLLHTRQKKSSKESVLFPNKIDTEQQSVVLVKRLLAISVSCITYLRGLFPESSYGTRYLDDLCLKILREDKSCLGSFQIVKWIQGCFDALERQYLHIAVLAIYTNPKEPETVTELYQFKFKYKKEAPQMDIISNKMNFVNGVCSEDIKQASSLLIRKLYLLMQNLGPLPSDITLTMKLFYYNEVTPNDYQPPGFKEEVSPADLLFDGDPVNLKVGSVSTGFHTMKVKVTTENKRMGRVESNLIQKNGPTKISHQGLDYDEEEEEGSAKDDPLPVRADSGEPEKDKNDTHPGWRTEASSFCLEDTGGKEKTEIKEKGRMPSSRASQQISCLNLAFSQEEVIGPKKKRKVSEPEKLLLEGRK